In the genome of Longimicrobium sp., the window CGAACCGCACCACCACGGGCCAGACCGCGCGGCGCGACACGGCTTCGGCTGGGAGCCGCACGGCATCGCGTGACACGGCCTCCCGGACGCGGACCGCATCACGCGACACCGCGTCCAGAACCGGCCGCAACGCCCCGCGCGACACGGCCTCGCGGCGCACGTCGGCGACGACTCCCGCCAGCGGCCGCACGACGGCTGGCTCCGGCACGACCACGCCCAACCGCCCCGCGCAGGGCTCCACACCAGCCCCGCGACGCACCACGCACACCGTCGCGGCGGGAGAAACCTTTTTCGGCATCGCGCGGCGGTACGGCGTAACGGCGGCGCAGCTACGCGCGATGAACCCCGATGTAGACTGGGAGAGCGTGGAAGTCGGCGAGGTGCTTCGGCTTCCGGCGACGGCCCGCGACTCGCGTGCATCCGGCTCGACGCAAGGCGCGGCGGCGCAGCCGCAGACTCCGGCCGCATCCCGGACCCCGAACCGCACCGGATCGCGGCCCACCCGTCCCGCCACCCGCACGCACACGGTGGCGCCGGGCGAAACGCTCTTCGGAATCGCCCGGCGCTACGGGGTTACGCGCCAGGACATCATCGACGCCAACGACCTGGAATCCGACCAGGTGCGCACCGGCCAGCGCCTGACCATTCCGCCCCCGGACTGATGTCCGAACAGTCGGAACTGCACCTGCCGGGCACCCGCGACGAGCGCATCCGCGTGCTGTTCGTCTGCATGGGCAACATCTGCCGGTCGCCGCTGGCCGAGGCGGTGTTCCGGCATAGGGCGCGCGAACGTGGGCTGGAGGACCGGTTCGTGATTGACTCGGCGGGGACGTCCGGCTACCATCGCGGCGCGGCGCCCGACCGCCGCAGCACCGAGACGGCGAAGCGCCGCGGCATCGAGCTGTCCGGAAGCAGCCGCCAGCTGGTCGCGGCCGACTTGCGCCGCTTCGACTACGTGATCGCGATGGATGCCGAGAACATGCAAGGCATCCAGCTTCTGCGCGAGCGCTCGCCCGGGACGGCCACCGTTGGGCGGCTGCGCGACTGGGATCCCGATCCGGGCCACGGCGACGTGCCCGATCCGTACTACGGCGGCCCCCGCGGCTTCGAGGACGTGCACGACATCGTGGAACGCGCCACCGCCGGCCTGCTGGACCACATCGTCCAGCATTCAGAAGTTCAATAGATCGGGATTGCATCGCTCTCACGTACGGGCTTACGTTAACCTCCGGAGAGCGCCCCTGCCACGTCATTCCGAGCACGGAAGATATGCTACACAGCTACGAATTAGGTAAATTGGATCCGCGCGCGTTCGAACATCTGGTGAATACTTTGTCGCTGCGAGTGTTGGGCGCAGGAGCCACAGGATTCGGTCCAGGTCCAGATGGCGGTCGCGACGGTTACTACGAAGGCGAGGCAGCATACCCGAGTGAGGCGGCGAGGTGGTCAGGGCGCTGGTATATACAATCGAAATTCCACTCGCCGCACCTCAGCAGCGACCCTCAAAAATGGCTCCTCTCCCGTATTGAAGAAGAGATCTCCGAGTTCGAGAAACATGGAACTAAGCGAAAATGGCCAGATAACTGGATCATCGCTACAAATATTGACCCGAGCGGTGCAGCCGAAACGGGCGCGTTCGATCGCGCGCGGGAACTCGTGCGGGCGGCAAGACCAGAGATGGCGGAGCGCTTCCACATCTGGGGAGGAAGCAAGATCGCCGATTTTCTAATCCTTCATCCCGACATCTTAGCTGCGTACCAACACTTCCTAACTCCCGGTCATATACTTGCACGACTGCTCGACCTCCTCCAGCAGGATAAGCTGGAAGTCCAAACGTTCATCAACTATCTAGTCGTTCGAGGACTTCGCGACAATCAGCACACCAAATTGGAGCAGGCAGGATCAACGTCGGATTCTAGGCCTGGCCTCCAGCGGTTGTTCGTTGATCTGCCGTTTTCATGTGCCGAGTTTCAACTCCGCGGTATGGCTATGGAGTACCTCGCGAGTGCGGCACAGGAGAACCACCGCCCTAGTCGCGTAAGGGTGGAGACAAAGACTTGGCGGAAATGGCAGCGAAATCCCAGCCGTGCGCGCGTTTGGTTCGTGAAAGGCGGACCGGGTCAGGGCAAATCCACGCTCGGCCAGTATCTTTGCCAAGTACACCGCGCTGCCCTGGCACTGCAACCCGGGGGCGCGTTGATGGTGCAGCGAGACAAAGATTTAGCAGAGGAGATTCGTAACGGTGCAGTGCGAAATGGATTCTGGCCCATTGTCCCTCGGATTCCGTTAGTAATCGAACTAAAAGACTATGCCCAGTGGTTTGGACGTCGTGACGAGGGAGCACCTCGGGGCGTATTGACGTTCTGCGCAGAGCGCATCAGTGCGGTAGTCGACACGACGGTCACGACCGTCACGATTCGCGCTGCTCTTCGGGAAGGAAGCTGGGTTGTAGTGTTTGATGGACTAGACGAGGTGCCGCATGATGTAAAAGACAGTATTGCCGCTGAGGTTATTAACTTTGTTGACGTCGCTGCTTTAGAATTGGATTGTGATCTACTCACCATATGCACGTCTCGGCCGCAAGGGTATTCTGGCCAGTTCGAGTCATTGGATGCCCCAGTTGTTGAACTGGTAGAACTATCTGAGGACCAAGCTCTTGCGTGCGCAAGTCCCGTCGTCGCTTTCGACCGGACAGAGGCGGAGGCGGAGCGCGCGATAGCTACTCTAACAACTGCGGTTCAATCTCCGTCCGTTCGGGAGTTGATGAAGAGTCCCCTTCAATCACATATCATGGCAATCATCGTTCGCGATGGTGGCCGACCCCCCGAGCGGAGATGGCAGCTGTTCACACGTTTCTACGAGATTATTCTCCGGCGTGAGGCGAATCGTGAACTCGCAGACAAACGGATCGCTCGGTTGCTTCGGGAAGAGGAACAGCTCATAAAGAGCGTGCATGACCGTCTCGGGTTCGATCTGCACGCACGTGCCGAGACGAGCAAGGGAGCACAAACCCGACTTTCTCGCCGCGAGTTCAGCCTGCTGGTCGAGCAGACCGTGTCGCAGCGTACCGAAGATGCGGCAGACCAGCTAGCCGACGCCGTTGTTGAAGCCACTCAGGAACGGCTGGTTCTCGTAAGCACTCCCGATGATGGTGATCATGTTCGTTTTGACGTTCGCCAGCTTCAGGAATTTTTTGCTGCCGAGTTCATATACGACTCCGTCGAAGCGAGTACATTGCGTGGTCGACTGGAAGTAATTGCGGGCGATCAACATTGGCGAGAGGTGATGCATTTTCTCCTGAGTGCCTTAATTGAGAACGGCAGGCGAACTGAGCTGGCCGTAGCGGTGCAAGTACTAATGAGCGTTGATGGTTCTGACTCCCATGGGGCTGAACGCTTGCTCCGGAGGCGGTTAGGAAGAGGTGCAGGGGCAGTTGCGCGTTTGATTCAGGAAGGCGTGCTCGAGCAAGACAAACGATACCGACAAGATGTACGTCCGGTACTGGGTACATTAGGTGGGATCACGGATCCAGCGATACTCAATGTGATAGCGAATACCAGCCATTCGCAATCGCGTGTCTGGCTTGCGAAGGTTGCGCTAGAGATGATTCATGACAGCGCTGAGGCCGAATGCGTCGGCTGGCTCGCGCTTTTAGCTAGTCTCGTTCGCGATGACGACCCTTGGTTATCGCTCATCGCTGATATTTATTCACGTGCCTCTACATCCAGACTTGCTATCATTTTTGAATGCTCATCGTCATTTTTCGAGCCGGACGATGATGCCGAAGCTGATCATTCCCAACGCAAATGGCTTCTGTCTCAAGCTATTAATCGATTGACTTCGTCAGAGTGGAGGTCGTTGGGTGAGCGTGGATGTGTAACGACGCTTGAACTATTGCGTCAGGACGATTTCTCGACCACTCGGGCGGCCGATGTTATAGGACTCTCGGCACTTGAGCAGGTACTGCTCGACGAACTGCTCCAGAATGGTTGGAAACGAGAACTGGTCGTCGAGCAAATTGGGCCGATGGCGGTGCACCGACACGCACATGATTGGTCCTCAGCAACAACTCATCGCCCGGATCTAACGCTGGAAATGTTGTCCGGGCGCGCGCGCGGCATTCTCGAGATCGTCAGGATTCTGCTAGTCTTTGCCGGAGCACGGAGTGGCCATGGATTACGTGGCATTATCGCTGAACTCGCTGCCGCGCCGTGGCTGATGAGGGTAATGCACGGGCAACTGAGTGCATACATTCCGCGGTCGCCGCATCGACGCTACTCTGATCTTAGTCTTTATCTAGCCACTATCCCACTGGAGGCGATCGAAGGATTGCTCAGGACCCAAACACACGAGGGGCTGCGGTTTGGTCCAAGGTTCGAGATGGTCAGCTTCACAGTACCCGCTTCAGCATCAGAATTACTACAACTACTCGAACAGTACCCTGACACAGCTATGGGCATGCGATTCGAGTGGTATGCTTACTTCGACGGGGCGCCCCCTGAGTGGCTCACAGATCCAGCACTCACAGAGGCGATCGTCAATGCTGCGTTGACCCGGGGCACGCTATCCCCGGATCTACTCGGTATTCTCGGTAATCTCTTGGCGGAGGCGCCACCGCTCGGAGCGCGTCTTCGCGAGGCGTTGGTTAGCCAAGCAGAGCTCATTCCTGAGGATCTCTTCTGGCGCCAACCAAATGCCGCCTTCGCGCTAGATCTGCCGAATGAGATCGTACTTCTGCCTCATGTAATCGCACTGGTACTTCCTCATACCCGGCTACCGCATCTTTTTCGGCCTAGCGACCATGAGGACAGTCGAGCCCACTCTCGACTGGACGAAGTGTCAAGCGGGCTAGCAGGCTTCGTTCCCGATCCGGCACCTCTGGCAGACATCGCGGTTGATTCGCAACTTCCCGCTCATATCCGAGGTGCAGCAAACATAGCGCTACTCCTCCATCCTGACACTCGGGTTTCGGTTGGCGACCTACAGGAACAACTGATTCGATGCTTCAATCCAGAGTGGACGTGGTATGTTGCTGCCCTCGTGTCGGCTCTATTAGTTACTACGTCGCCCAGCGATCACGCAGCACGCGAGCTTGTTGGAGAGCTACTCGCGAGGACCGACGGATACCCGGCCGCTAGGGAGTCTCTCGATCTTCTGCTGGATGTGTGGAGAGAGCAGTCGATTTCGCCTGTTGTGGGCGCGAACTGCCGCGAAGCGTGGCTGGCTGGCTCGTCATAGAGGACATACATCCTCGGTGGTGCTGACAAGGAGACCATGGGAATCACTGTCGCCCTCCGCCGCGCCGTCGAGATGCACCTAGGCACCATCCGCTCCTCGACGCCTGTCGGCGGCGGGTGCATCAACCACGGGGCGCGGGTGGAGACGGCGGATGGCCCCGTCTTCCTGAAGTACAATCCTCAGTCACCCGCCGGCATGTTCGCGGCAGAGGCGTACGCCCTGGACCAGCTCCGCGCCCAAGCGGCGGAGCTGGTCGTCCCCCGTGTGATCGCGCACGCGGAGGCGGATGGAGATGCGCCCGCGTGGATCGCGATGGAGTGGCTGGAGCCGGCCGCCCGCTCGCCGGAGTTCCTGGAGCGGCTGGGGCGCGGGCTCGCGCAGATGCATCGCGCCGCCGTCGAGCGTTCCTGGGGCTGGGAGCAAGACAACTTCATCGGATTGCTGGCGCAGCAGAACGCGCCTGCCGACACGTGGCCCGGCTTCTGGTGCGATCGGCGGCTCGGCCCACAGCTGGACCTTGCCCGCCGCTCCGGACGCTTCCCCGGGCGCGAGGCGGACTGGGAGCGCCTGTTCGATCGCCTCCCCGCCATCCTCCGCCTGGCGGACGAGGACGGACCGTCGCTCCTGCACGGCGACCTGTGGAGCGGCAACGTGCTGTCCACCACGCCCGGCCCGGCGCTGATCGACCCCGCGACGTACCGGGGGCATCGCGAGGCAGACCTGGCGATGGCGGACCTGTTCGGCGGATTCGGCGACCGCTTTCACGCCGCGTATCGCGAGGTCTGGCCGCTGCTGCCGGGCTACGAGACGCGGCGGTCCGTCTACCAGCTCTACTACCTTCTCGTCCACGTAAACCTGTTCGGCGGCGGGTACGTAGGTCAGACCGCGGAGGCGCTCCACACGATTCCTTAGACCGCGCGCTAACTCACCGCCGCACTAACGCGCCCACGCACTCTCGCACCGTTTTCCTCCCGGTGGCAGACCGCTTGCGGAGCCTGCCACGGACCCTCACCCCTCCGCGTGTGTCAGAGACGATTCCCGACCTTCCGCTCCTCCCGCCCGAGGCCGTCCCCGAGCGCGCACCCAGGCAGGCGTCCGCCGGCTCCATGCGCGTGATGATGCGCATGGCCGAGCGGGCGATGATGCGTTCGGCGGATGCTCCCCAGGTGCGCGGAAACACGGCCCATCTGCTGGTGGACGGCACTGATGCCTTCCGCGCCTGGCTGAACGCCATCGACCGCGCCGAGCGGTACGTGCACCTGGAAAACTACATCATCCGCGACGACCGCATCGGCCGGCGGTTTCGCGACGCGCTCGCCGAAAAGGCCAGCGACGGCGTAAAGGTGCGGGTGCTGTACGACTGGATCGGGTGCTGGGCCACGCCGCGGAAGTTCTGGAAGCCCCTGCGCGACGCGGGCGCCGAGGTGCGCGCATTCGCCCCCGTTTCCCTGACCGATCCCCTGAACTTCATGCGCCGCGACCACCGCAAGGTGGTGGCGGTGGACGGCGAGTGGGCGTCGGTGTCGGGCATGTGCATCGGCGACGAGTGGGCGGGCGATCCCGACGCGGGCATTCCGCCCTGGCGCGACACGGGCGTGGAGTTCCGCGGCCCGGTGGCGGCCGTCATCGACCGCGCCTTCGCCACCACCTGGGCCGCGGCGGGCGGCCGCCTTCCCCCCGACGAGCTTCCGGACCCCGCGACGGTGAAGACGGTGGGCAACGTGGCGGCCCGCGTGGTGGAGGGCGAGCCGGGGCGCTCCCGCATCTACCGCCTGTCGCAGTTCGTGGCCGTGGGCGTGGAGCGGCGGCTGTGGATCACCGATCCCTACTTCGTGCTTCCGCCGGCCATGGCCGAGGCGCTGGCCGCCGCCGCGCGCGACGGGGTGGACGTGCGCGTGCTTCTGCCGGCGTACAACAACTGGCCCATCGTGGGGGGAATGTCGCGCGCCGGCTACCGGCCGCTGCTGGAGGCGGGGGTGCGGCTGTTCGAGTGGGAAGGGCCCATGATCCACGCCAAGACCGCCGTGGCCGATGGCTTCTGGAGCCGCGTGGGCAGCAGCAACCTGAACCTGGCGTCGCTGCTGGGAAACTGGGAGCTGGACGTGGCCGTCACCGACCTGCAGTTCGCGGCCGAGATGGAGGCGCTGTTCGAGCGAGACCTGACGTCGGCGGTAGAGGTGGGGCTGCGCAACACGCGCCGGGTTCCCGCCTTGGCCAAGCAGCGGGACCGGCGCAGCGTGGAGCGCGTGGTGGTAGAGCCGACGGAAGAGGACGAGTCGCCCACGCGCATCGCCGCGCGCGAGGCGCGGATGCGGTCGTACCGCAGCACCGGCGTGGCCCGCTACCTGGGCCGCCTGGCCCGCGCCGCGTCGGTGCTGGCCCGCGCGCTGGTGGGCCAGCGCACCATCGGCCGCGAAGACTCGGGATGGGTCAGCATCTGGGGCGTCATCCTGCTGGGGCTGGCCGCGCTGGGCATCTTCGTTCCCCGCGTGATCGCCTGGCCCAGCGCCGTGTTCTACGCGCTCCTGGGCATCGCCGCGTTCGTGCGGATTCGCACCCAGGGCCGCGGCGCCGATCCGCCCTGATCCTTCCCGGCCGCCCACCGGCCGAAATCGGCGCCGCGCCTGCTAAATCGAAGCACAGAAACGGGTTGCACCCACCCGCCAGATCCGGAAACATCCAGGCCCTTCGGAGCCCGGTTTTTCCGGATTCTTGCATCCTCCGGTTGACTAAACCCATGTGTGCGTGTAAGTTAGATGCGGAACGGCGACCAGTCGTTTCCCGCATCCGGCGGCGGACTCCCAGGCCCGCCCCTCTCTCGCGCACCGCGCACCGCAGCAGTTTCCGCCGTACACGCGCAGCCCAAGGAGGTCCGCATGGAGATCAGGTCCGCATTGCCCGTTGCCGTGCTCATCGGTTGTGTGCTTGGCGCAGCAGCCGCGGGTGCCGACGACACGAATGCGCCTGCAAGCTCCGTGGCCGCGCGTGGCATCGTCAGCGAGGCCGCCGCGGCGGTTTCGGAGGTTTCGTGGGACATCCCGGTGGTGCGCAACGAGCCGGTGCAGAAGTTCGTGCGCATCTTCACCACGGGCAGCCAGCAGGACGCCTACGCGCTGTACCTCAAGCGCTCCGGCCGGTACGAGGGGATGATCCGCGGCAAGCTGCGCGAGCGCGGCATGCCCGAAGACCTGCTGTACCTTTCGATGATCGAGTCGGGCTTCAACCCCACCGCCCGCTCGCACGCCCAGGCCGTGGGCCTGTGGCAGTTCATCGAGGACACCGGCGAGCGCTACGGCCTTCGCGTGGACTCGTACGTGGACGAGCGGAAGCACCCGGAGAAGTCGACCGACGCGGCGCTGCGCTACCTGACGGACCTTCACGAGCAGTTCGGGTCGTGGTACCTGGCGGCGGCGGCGTACAACACCGGCGAGGGCCGCGTGGCGCGGGTGATGAAGGCCACGACGGGAAGCCAGCGCGGCAAGGACGCCGACTTCTGGCGCATCCGGGCCCGCCTGCCGCGCGAAACGCGTGAGTACGTGCCGCTGATGGTGGCCGCCGCGCTGATCGGCAAGGAGCCCGGGAAGTACGGCTTGGATGGCGTAAAACGCTGGCTGCCGCTGGAGTGGGACGAGGTGCAGGTCCCCGCCGCTACCAAGCTGGCGACCGTGGCCGCAGCGGTGGGCGTGGGCGAGGCGGAGCTGAAGCGGATGAACCCGCACCTGGTGCGGGCGATGACGCCTCCGGGGAGCAAGCCGTACGGCGTGCGCATCCCCCGCGGCCGCGGCGACCAGTACGCCGCCAACTTCGCGACGGTGCAGCGCGTGGCCCTGGCCCGCGCCGAGGTGGAGCGCAAGGAAGAGCAGCGGAAGGTGGCGGAGCGCCGGCAGCAGGAGCAGCGCAGGCTGGCGGCCGTCCGCCGCCATACGGTGCGCAACGGCGAGAGCCTGTGGACCATCGCCCGGCGGTACGA includes:
- a CDS encoding lytic transglycosylase domain-containing protein, whose translation is MEIRSALPVAVLIGCVLGAAAAGADDTNAPASSVAARGIVSEAAAAVSEVSWDIPVVRNEPVQKFVRIFTTGSQQDAYALYLKRSGRYEGMIRGKLRERGMPEDLLYLSMIESGFNPTARSHAQAVGLWQFIEDTGERYGLRVDSYVDERKHPEKSTDAALRYLTDLHEQFGSWYLAAAAYNTGEGRVARVMKATTGSQRGKDADFWRIRARLPRETREYVPLMVAAALIGKEPGKYGLDGVKRWLPLEWDEVQVPAATKLATVAAAVGVGEAELKRMNPHLVRAMTPPGSKPYGVRIPRGRGDQYAANFATVQRVALARAEVERKEEQRKVAERRQQEQRRLAAVRRHTVRNGESLWTIARRYDTTVKRLQAVNGLGRRNGIRPGQKLRIPT
- a CDS encoding fructosamine kinase family protein — protein: MGITVALRRAVEMHLGTIRSSTPVGGGCINHGARVETADGPVFLKYNPQSPAGMFAAEAYALDQLRAQAAELVVPRVIAHAEADGDAPAWIAMEWLEPAARSPEFLERLGRGLAQMHRAAVERSWGWEQDNFIGLLAQQNAPADTWPGFWCDRRLGPQLDLARRSGRFPGREADWERLFDRLPAILRLADEDGPSLLHGDLWSGNVLSTTPGPALIDPATYRGHREADLAMADLFGGFGDRFHAAYREVWPLLPGYETRRSVYQLYYLLVHVNLFGGGYVGQTAEALHTIP
- a CDS encoding LysM peptidoglycan-binding domain-containing protein, whose protein sequence is MRRIALLVLALAFAAPEAAAQGTPNRRPPRDTIRFAEPAPPDSTDADAADGDEAAADSVPRPGPFSRDGGRGPFSVEASGQVAPRPPRGEIVWLETAPAPRVASSDTAASRRASTRDTARTGSGRTASRDTAATRRTGTGQSGTTRTSTGQTARRDTASTGSRTASRDTTSTRRTGTAQTGTNRTTTGQTARRDTASAGSRTASRDTASRTRTASRDTASRTGRNAPRDTASRRTSATTPASGRTTAGSGTTTPNRPAQGSTPAPRRTTHTVAAGETFFGIARRYGVTAAQLRAMNPDVDWESVEVGEVLRLPATARDSRASGSTQGAAAQPQTPAASRTPNRTGSRPTRPATRTHTVAPGETLFGIARRYGVTRQDIIDANDLESDQVRTGQRLTIPPPD
- a CDS encoding low molecular weight protein-tyrosine-phosphatase; the protein is MSEQSELHLPGTRDERIRVLFVCMGNICRSPLAEAVFRHRARERGLEDRFVIDSAGTSGYHRGAAPDRRSTETAKRRGIELSGSSRQLVAADLRRFDYVIAMDAENMQGIQLLRERSPGTATVGRLRDWDPDPGHGDVPDPYYGGPRGFEDVHDIVERATAGLLDHIVQHSEVQ
- a CDS encoding phospholipase D-like domain-containing protein, translating into MSETIPDLPLLPPEAVPERAPRQASAGSMRVMMRMAERAMMRSADAPQVRGNTAHLLVDGTDAFRAWLNAIDRAERYVHLENYIIRDDRIGRRFRDALAEKASDGVKVRVLYDWIGCWATPRKFWKPLRDAGAEVRAFAPVSLTDPLNFMRRDHRKVVAVDGEWASVSGMCIGDEWAGDPDAGIPPWRDTGVEFRGPVAAVIDRAFATTWAAAGGRLPPDELPDPATVKTVGNVAARVVEGEPGRSRIYRLSQFVAVGVERRLWITDPYFVLPPAMAEALAAAARDGVDVRVLLPAYNNWPIVGGMSRAGYRPLLEAGVRLFEWEGPMIHAKTAVADGFWSRVGSSNLNLASLLGNWELDVAVTDLQFAAEMEALFERDLTSAVEVGLRNTRRVPALAKQRDRRSVERVVVEPTEEDESPTRIAAREARMRSYRSTGVARYLGRLARAASVLARALVGQRTIGREDSGWVSIWGVILLGLAALGIFVPRVIAWPSAVFYALLGIAAFVRIRTQGRGADPP